A genomic window from Lactobacillus sp. ESL0677 includes:
- a CDS encoding ATP-binding cassette domain-containing protein, whose product MENKQAVLTLDKVTTVVNQHTPAATKILRELSLTINQGDFITIVGANGAGKSTLFNTISGLITPTTGKILHQGQEITHQSVEKRTSFISRVFQDPKMGTAPRMTVAENIMLAKKRGERRGLHLRKLGAHKAQLQKIAAQMGNSLAEKLDTPTEHLSGGQRQTLSFLMATIKRPDILLLDEHTAALDPKTSRELMAQTSQIVTEQKLTCLMITHSMEDALKYGNRLLVLQAGQIVADLNQEQKSKLTLEALMATFVVDE is encoded by the coding sequence ATGGAAAATAAACAGGCAGTTCTGACTTTAGACAAGGTGACAACAGTTGTTAATCAACACACTCCGGCGGCTACAAAAATTTTGCGCGAGCTGTCACTGACAATTAATCAAGGCGACTTTATTACGATTGTGGGTGCCAATGGAGCTGGTAAATCAACTTTATTTAATACGATTAGCGGGTTGATTACGCCGACGACAGGCAAGATATTGCATCAGGGTCAGGAAATTACCCACCAGTCAGTTGAAAAAAGGACCAGTTTTATCAGTCGCGTTTTCCAGGATCCCAAGATGGGAACCGCGCCAAGAATGACTGTTGCTGAAAATATTATGCTTGCTAAAAAGCGGGGCGAGCGCCGCGGATTGCACCTGCGCAAACTAGGAGCACATAAAGCGCAACTACAAAAGATAGCAGCACAGATGGGTAATTCACTGGCTGAAAAGCTGGATACACCAACAGAACACTTATCAGGTGGGCAAAGACAGACATTAAGTTTCCTAATGGCAACCATCAAACGTCCAGATATTCTTTTGCTAGATGAGCATACGGCGGCGCTGGATCCGAAAACTAGCCGTGAGTTAATGGCACAGACCAGCCAAATTGTGACCGAGCAAAAGTTAACCTGCTTAATGATTACTCACAGTATGGAAGATGCCCTTAAATACGGGAATCGTCTGTTAGTGTTGCAAGCTGGCCAAATTGTCGCTGATCTTAACCAAGAACAAAAGTCAAAACTAACTTTGGAAGCATTAATGGCAACCTTTGTTGTTGATGAATAA
- a CDS encoding amidohydrolase family protein: protein MKKIDGHLHLVRSLAGFNGKGSLTALGNGRAIWDNDQTVIKLFPDGWGDDTFTAESALKVLAASGVTKAVLLQGSLYGFQNYYSYQAVKKYPDHFIGAFSVDPFSEFYMQIVKRHVEKLGFRAMKFEISQGGGMTGYHVTTPFRLDTDPRIGRIFHYLSDYPGFVVTVDYGDYSQASYQPEAIVNLAKMYPQLDFVVCHLSFPNADHLQRLQNALEQWQPYHNIYTDIAAIQDIEGETAEPFARCQKDVTLAKQVLGAKRIIWGSDAPWSATFNSYQSLATWLEQTTIFTPGELADVMYNNANRIYFKKAAIAAVKAADEG from the coding sequence ATGAAAAAGATTGATGGTCACTTGCATTTAGTGCGCTCACTTGCCGGCTTTAATGGGAAGGGCAGTCTAACAGCTCTGGGTAATGGTCGGGCGATTTGGGATAATGATCAAACTGTCATTAAGCTGTTTCCAGATGGTTGGGGTGATGATACCTTTACCGCTGAGTCGGCGTTAAAAGTTTTAGCAGCTAGTGGAGTTACTAAAGCTGTTTTATTGCAGGGCAGTCTATATGGTTTTCAAAATTATTATTCTTATCAGGCAGTTAAAAAATACCCTGACCACTTTATTGGTGCCTTTTCGGTGGACCCGTTTAGCGAATTTTACATGCAGATTGTTAAGCGACATGTCGAAAAGTTGGGCTTTAGAGCGATGAAGTTTGAAATTAGTCAAGGTGGTGGCATGACTGGGTATCACGTGACCACGCCATTTCGTTTAGATACCGATCCGCGTATTGGCCGCATTTTTCATTATCTTAGCGATTATCCCGGCTTTGTGGTCACTGTGGATTACGGTGATTATTCGCAAGCTAGTTATCAGCCGGAAGCGATTGTTAACTTAGCTAAAATGTACCCTCAACTAGACTTTGTGGTTTGCCATTTGTCCTTTCCAAATGCTGATCATTTGCAACGTCTACAAAATGCACTCGAGCAGTGGCAGCCTTATCACAATATCTATACTGATATTGCGGCAATTCAGGATATTGAAGGTGAAACTGCTGAACCGTTTGCGCGTTGTCAAAAAGATGTCACCCTTGCTAAACAGGTCTTAGGTGCTAAGCGGATTATTTGGGGCAGTGATGCACCGTGGTCGGCGACCTTTAATTCTTACCAGAGTTTAGCAACTTGGTTAGAGCAGACTACGATTTTTACTCCAGGTGAACTGGCAGATGTGATGTACAACAATGCTAATCGAATTTATTTTAAAAAAGCGGCAATTGCAGCTGTTAAGGCTGCTGATGAAGGTTAG
- a CDS encoding NAD(P)-dependent oxidoreductase, producing the protein MNQKILVTGQAPRPGIKKLQAEFDVTYPLDKPFSRRKVLQMLPEYDGLLLMGLKGDRELIDAGTNLKIIATSGVGFDHIDIDYAQAKGIVVANTPQAVRMPTAEMTIALLLATVRKLHVYDQNLRSGNWLDVGQPRNMGMSLEGKTLGIYGMGRIGSTVGQFAQVLGMNVIYNKRHRLSPAREQELNVKYADFSTLIKNADVITLHAPLTPQTAGVFDSSVFNQMKRTAYIINTARGKLINQADLITALKNKTIAGAGLDVFETEPEVPEDLRALDNVVLSPHAGTATLEARTAIAREASANLVALLRDGQAKNMVNQVAQYL; encoded by the coding sequence ATGAACCAAAAAATATTGGTAACTGGGCAGGCTCCCAGACCAGGAATTAAAAAGCTGCAGGCAGAGTTTGATGTTACTTATCCATTAGACAAGCCATTTTCACGTAGAAAAGTATTACAAATGTTGCCCGAATATGATGGTTTGCTTCTGATGGGGCTAAAGGGCGATCGCGAATTAATTGATGCTGGCACTAATCTGAAAATTATTGCTACAAGCGGTGTGGGATTTGACCATATTGATATTGATTACGCGCAAGCTAAGGGAATTGTAGTCGCTAATACCCCGCAAGCAGTACGAATGCCAACAGCGGAAATGACTATAGCATTATTGCTAGCAACTGTGCGCAAGTTACATGTATATGATCAGAATTTGCGCTCGGGTAACTGGCTTGATGTTGGTCAGCCCCGGAATATGGGGATGAGCCTGGAAGGTAAGACTTTGGGAATTTATGGCATGGGACGAATTGGCAGTACTGTCGGTCAGTTTGCTCAAGTGTTGGGGATGAATGTCATTTATAATAAACGCCACCGTTTAAGTCCCGCTAGGGAGCAGGAGCTTAATGTTAAATATGCAGATTTTTCAACGTTGATTAAGAATGCGGATGTCATTACCTTGCATGCTCCGTTAACGCCGCAAACCGCAGGAGTTTTTGACAGTAGTGTTTTTAACCAGATGAAGCGGACGGCTTACATTATTAATACGGCACGAGGCAAGTTAATCAACCAAGCTGATTTAATTACTGCTTTAAAGAATAAAACAATTGCTGGTGCGGGACTTGATGTGTTTGAAACTGAACCCGAGGTGCCGGAGGACTTACGAGCATTGGATAATGTAGTGCTATCGCCGCATGCGGGTACTGCAACACTGGAAGCACGGACGGCGATTGCTAGAGAGGCTTCAGCCAATCTCGTTGCTTTATTGCGAGATGGTCAGGCTAAAAATATGGTTAATCAGGTTGCACAATATTTATAA
- a CDS encoding DeoR/GlpR family DNA-binding transcription regulator: MKNSYQEIKNRRKKIIDLLNHQKSISLDELSEKLGVSIMTIRRDCSNLANQGQIKQEKGIISLVKPEEIPFTDSVSYIKQRIGKEASSHVEKHNWVFVNSSTTAFEAIPYLLRKDVNILTNNGYAGNLDMRASNSKIILSGGNISRKMIMSGDLAIEPFLKIYADWAIIGCAGLSLNRGVSTPFIEEAKVNEAIIKHARKLIVVADYSKFKQFSNFTICQATDIDLLITDSFTPKKIIDDFIKAGIQVIQVQL; this comes from the coding sequence ATGAAAAATTCATACCAAGAAATAAAAAATAGAAGAAAAAAAATCATTGATTTACTAAATCATCAAAAAAGCATCTCATTAGATGAACTTAGCGAAAAACTAGGCGTATCAATAATGACGATTCGACGAGATTGTAGTAACTTAGCCAATCAGGGACAAATTAAGCAAGAAAAAGGAATTATTTCCTTAGTTAAGCCTGAAGAAATTCCGTTTACAGATTCCGTAAGTTACATCAAACAGCGAATTGGTAAGGAGGCTTCATCCCACGTTGAAAAGCACAATTGGGTCTTTGTTAATTCAAGTACAACAGCCTTTGAGGCTATCCCATATTTGTTAAGAAAAGACGTTAATATCTTAACTAATAATGGTTATGCGGGAAATTTAGATATGCGTGCCAGCAATAGCAAAATTATTTTAAGTGGTGGCAATATCAGTCGTAAAATGATTATGAGTGGTGATTTAGCAATTGAGCCATTTTTAAAAATTTATGCCGACTGGGCAATTATTGGTTGTGCTGGACTTAGTTTAAATCGTGGCGTTTCTACACCATTTATTGAAGAAGCCAAAGTTAACGAGGCAATTATTAAACACGCGCGAAAATTAATTGTGGTTGCTGATTATAGTAAATTTAAGCAGTTCTCTAACTTCACAATTTGCCAAGCAACCGACATTGACTTGCTAATCACTGATTCTTTTACACCCAAGAAGATTATTGATGATTTTATTAAAGCCGGGATACAAGTCATTCAGGTGCAGCTTTAA